The Saccharomonospora cyanea NA-134 genome includes a region encoding these proteins:
- a CDS encoding PH-like domain-containing protein, whose product MDRLLLTLLCFAFFALCLYGMWRGWRRQARTQSVRVPPFPAVPAERGELLLQTRGLYVSTTTSGHWQDRIVTRGVGMRGPAVLRLYDRGIEVDRAGAPGFWIPRDSVVRVGTAKGMAGKVMGTESLLVLTWRLGDVELDTGLRGDDLSVYPQWIEQAKGGAQV is encoded by the coding sequence ATGGACAGGCTTCTGCTGACCCTGCTGTGCTTCGCTTTCTTCGCGCTCTGCCTCTACGGGATGTGGCGTGGCTGGCGACGACAGGCCCGCACCCAGAGCGTGCGCGTGCCGCCGTTTCCGGCCGTGCCCGCCGAGCGAGGCGAGCTGCTGCTCCAGACGCGAGGCCTCTACGTCAGCACGACGACGTCGGGGCACTGGCAGGACCGCATCGTCACCCGCGGCGTGGGCATGCGGGGACCTGCGGTACTGCGGCTCTACGACCGGGGCATCGAGGTCGATCGCGCCGGCGCCCCGGGTTTCTGGATTCCGCGTGACAGCGTCGTCCGCGTCGGTACGGCAAAAGGAATGGCGGGCAAGGTGATGGGCACCGAGAGCCTGTTGGTGCTCACGTGGCGCCTTGGAGACGTCGAGCTCGACACCGGTTTGCGCGGTGACGATCTTTCCGTCTACCCGCAGTGGATCGAGCAGGCCAAGGGAGGTGCCCAGGTATGA
- a CDS encoding B-4DMT family transporter, which yields MPSWFPRGLGMAVLHAAAAVATAKYAVFQPTERTLVTAIALAVLVGTVALWSAIDAWTGLADAGRTWFVAALVAGVGSGVLTVVGRAVFVDRTGVSALASALTGGAAFTALLVLVPAGLGLLVGGRIATSYRDDVNGESDRDADTGRRPSPRPRRKAEPAR from the coding sequence ATGCCGTCCTGGTTTCCTCGCGGACTCGGCATGGCCGTCCTGCATGCCGCTGCCGCCGTCGCCACCGCGAAGTACGCCGTGTTCCAGCCCACCGAGCGCACACTCGTCACCGCGATCGCCCTCGCCGTGCTCGTGGGCACGGTGGCCCTGTGGAGCGCGATCGACGCGTGGACGGGCCTCGCCGACGCGGGCCGCACCTGGTTCGTGGCCGCGCTGGTCGCCGGGGTGGGCTCGGGTGTCCTCACCGTCGTCGGCAGGGCCGTGTTCGTGGACCGGACAGGAGTGAGCGCACTGGCCTCCGCCCTCACGGGAGGGGCGGCCTTCACCGCGCTGCTCGTCCTCGTGCCGGCCGGACTCGGTCTGCTGGTGGGAGGACGGATCGCCACCTCCTACCGCGACGACGTGAACGGTGAGTCCGACCGCGACGCGGACACCGGCCGCAGGCCGTCACCTCGGCCGCGCCGGAAGGCCGAACCGGCTCGCTAA
- the efp gene encoding elongation factor P produces the protein MATTNDLKNGMVLNLDGQLWSVVNFQHVKPGKGGAFVRTTLKHVVSGKVVDRTFNAGTKVDTATVDRRDMTYLYNDGSHYVFMDTETYDQLELSADLVGDAANFLLENTEVQVGMHEGTPLYVELPTSVELTIEHTDPGLQGDRSTGGTKPARLETGAEIQVPLFLSSGEKIKVDTRDGRYLGRA, from the coding sequence GTGGCCACCACCAACGACCTCAAGAACGGCATGGTCCTCAATCTGGACGGCCAGTTGTGGTCCGTCGTCAACTTTCAGCACGTCAAGCCCGGTAAGGGCGGTGCCTTCGTCCGCACGACGTTGAAGCACGTCGTCAGCGGCAAGGTGGTGGACAGGACGTTCAACGCGGGCACCAAGGTCGACACCGCGACGGTCGACCGCAGGGACATGACGTACCTGTACAACGACGGGTCCCACTACGTGTTCATGGACACCGAGACCTACGACCAGCTCGAACTCTCGGCCGACCTCGTGGGCGACGCCGCCAACTTCCTGTTGGAGAACACCGAGGTGCAGGTCGGCATGCACGAGGGCACGCCGTTGTACGTCGAGCTGCCGACGTCGGTGGAGCTGACCATCGAGCACACCGACCCGGGGCTGCAGGGCGACCGCTCCACCGGCGGCACGAAGCCGGCGAGGCTGGAGACCGGCGCCGAGATCCAGGTGCCGCTGTTCCTCAGCAGCGGCGAGAAGATCAAGGTGGACACCCGCGACGGCCGTTACCTCGGCCGTGCCTGA
- the pyrR gene encoding bifunctional pyr operon transcriptional regulator/uracil phosphoribosyltransferase PyrR: MASRPRGVTGSAAERELLSAGDVARTVARMAHQVIEKTALGAEDMPPPVLLGIPTRGAPLATRLGAKITEFSGVTVPAGTLDITLYRDDLRRRPTRPLAQTQLPDTGIDDRIVILVDDVLYSGRTVRAALDALRDHGRPKAVQLAVLVDRGHRELPIRADYVGKNVPTSRSEDVSVLLDEVDGRDAVLLGERR; this comes from the coding sequence GTGGCGTCACGACCACGTGGCGTGACCGGATCGGCTGCTGAGCGGGAGCTGCTCTCGGCCGGTGACGTCGCGCGCACCGTCGCCCGAATGGCCCACCAGGTCATCGAAAAAACCGCGCTGGGTGCTGAGGACATGCCTCCACCCGTGTTGCTGGGGATCCCCACGCGGGGGGCTCCGCTCGCCACCCGCCTCGGCGCGAAGATCACCGAGTTCTCCGGAGTGACCGTGCCCGCGGGCACGCTCGACATCACTCTCTACCGAGACGACCTCCGTCGCAGGCCCACGCGCCCCCTCGCGCAGACGCAGCTTCCCGACACCGGTATCGACGACCGCATCGTGATCCTGGTCGACGACGTCCTGTACTCCGGCCGCACCGTCAGGGCGGCGCTGGACGCGTTGCGTGATCACGGCAGGCCCAAGGCGGTGCAACTGGCGGTGCTCGTCGACCGGGGCCACCGCGAACTGCCCATCCGTGCCGACTACGTGGGCAAGAACGTGCCCACCTCGCGGTCGGAGGACGTCTCCGTGCTGCTCGACGAGGTGGACGGCCGGGACGCCGTGCTGCTGGGGGAGCGCCGATGA
- a CDS encoding glycoside hydrolase family protein yields the protein MGTPRHRSPLGGPVPAVVMVLVVALVAACTAGEASPDAHRAVPSSAPTVSSQAGSTPPDAPVTLTVDSLRGGEQVVASGGADAVYNYGPTVLVDGGTVRMWWCSQYGSAPPAGDDILYAQADSPSGPFTGPDGGIPRAVFSGNPGHFDAMHTCDPSVLRVNGTYYMYYTGARGEDAYGNAIGVATSDDGLHWSRLTNEPIVTPAHDTTRDNAYGAGQPAAVYLDGWFYLMFTDTTGQAAGWNGAGQFVLRSRDPAFATGVEALGGDGFAAVSSTAVPRTRSVVDAFSADLMWVDALDAFVIAHQTAEGTTLTFWNRDFSAQPYHPVLVRSRWEEGPGLVRQPDGHAPLSQRDVCGRVPFDVVHATVIGQAAAPTDLRHYGLDVYGIDGCGEERRALAVLDGVAMPSPVRTMDLVVGGRVVRVDRRSVATALAGHVLDERLSVLDRVPVSARLSAGARGVSAPGEGLGVVLDGTLWPVTSTAVLEANDSPAEPITPEQWRAYPKGPVLG from the coding sequence ATGGGCACACCCCGTCATCGGAGTCCCTTGGGTGGGCCTGTGCCGGCAGTCGTCATGGTGCTGGTCGTGGCGCTCGTCGCGGCCTGCACGGCGGGCGAGGCGTCCCCCGACGCCCACCGGGCCGTGCCGTCGAGTGCGCCGACGGTGTCCAGTCAGGCCGGCTCCACACCGCCGGACGCACCGGTCACGCTCACGGTCGACAGCCTGCGCGGAGGCGAGCAGGTGGTGGCGAGCGGTGGTGCGGACGCGGTCTACAACTACGGCCCCACCGTGCTGGTCGACGGAGGCACCGTGCGGATGTGGTGGTGCAGCCAGTACGGGAGCGCGCCGCCCGCAGGCGACGACATCCTGTACGCCCAGGCGGACTCGCCGTCCGGCCCGTTCACTGGACCTGACGGAGGTATTCCGCGCGCCGTGTTCTCGGGTAACCCCGGCCACTTCGACGCGATGCACACCTGCGACCCGTCCGTCCTGCGGGTGAACGGGACGTACTACATGTACTACACCGGTGCGCGGGGCGAGGACGCCTACGGCAACGCCATCGGCGTGGCGACCAGCGACGACGGCCTGCACTGGAGCCGGCTCACGAACGAGCCGATCGTCACGCCCGCCCACGACACGACCCGCGACAACGCATACGGCGCGGGGCAGCCCGCAGCGGTGTACCTCGATGGCTGGTTCTACCTGATGTTCACCGACACCACGGGCCAGGCCGCGGGGTGGAACGGTGCGGGTCAGTTCGTGCTGAGGTCGCGGGACCCGGCGTTCGCGACGGGCGTCGAGGCGCTGGGCGGGGACGGCTTCGCCGCCGTGTCCAGCACCGCGGTCCCGCGCACGCGCTCGGTCGTGGACGCGTTCAGCGCCGACCTCATGTGGGTGGACGCCCTGGACGCCTTCGTCATCGCCCACCAGACCGCCGAAGGCACGACGCTGACGTTCTGGAACCGCGACTTCTCGGCGCAGCCCTACCATCCCGTGCTCGTCCGGAGCCGGTGGGAGGAGGGACCGGGCCTGGTGCGCCAACCCGACGGACACGCCCCGCTGTCGCAGCGCGACGTGTGCGGGCGGGTGCCGTTCGACGTCGTGCACGCCACGGTGATAGGGCAGGCTGCCGCCCCGACCGACCTGCGCCACTACGGGCTCGACGTGTACGGGATCGACGGTTGCGGCGAGGAGAGGCGTGCGCTCGCGGTACTCGACGGCGTCGCCATGCCCTCGCCGGTGCGCACGATGGACCTCGTCGTCGGTGGCCGGGTGGTGAGGGTCGACCGGCGGTCGGTGGCCACCGCACTGGCCGGGCACGTGCTGGACGAACGGCTCTCCGTGCTCGACAGGGTGCCCGTGTCGGCGCGGTTGTCGGCGGGTGCCCGGGGGGTGAGCGCACCGGGCGAGGGCCTCGGCGTCGTGCTGGACGGCACGCTGTGGCCGGTGACGTCGACGGCGGTGTTGGAGGCCAACGACTCACCGGCCGAGCCGATCACTCCCGAGCAGTGGCGGGCGTACCCGAAGGGGCCGGTGCTCGGTTAG
- the carA gene encoding glutamine-hydrolyzing carbamoyl-phosphate synthase small subunit, whose translation MTGTHGTDAAALVLEDGRIFRGTAYGARGRTLGEAVFCTGMTGYQETLTDPSYHRQIVVQTAPQIGNTGWNDEDDESHRIWVAGYVVRDPARRPSNWRSTRSLDDALTEQGVVGIAEVDTRSLTRHIREHGAMRAGIFSGDALAPDDDLVAQVLASPRMKGSDLAREVTTAKPYVVPAVGGTRFRVAALDLGIKANTPRQLTQRGIEVHVLPAGSGLDDILAVDPHGVFLSNGPGDPETQGDAIELTRRVLERELPLFGICFGNQILGRALGLSTYKMRFGHRGANIPVLDAATGRVAITSQNHGFALEGEPGQHFDSPFGKAHVSHHCANDGTVEGLRCEEVPAFSVQYHPEAAAGPHDAAPLFDDFVTLMEARHAQAQ comes from the coding sequence ATGACCGGCACACACGGCACGGACGCCGCCGCGCTCGTGCTTGAGGACGGGCGGATCTTCCGAGGGACGGCGTACGGAGCGCGCGGGCGCACCCTCGGCGAAGCGGTCTTCTGCACCGGCATGACCGGTTACCAGGAGACGCTGACTGACCCGTCGTACCACCGGCAGATCGTGGTGCAGACGGCGCCGCAGATCGGTAACACCGGCTGGAACGACGAGGACGACGAGTCGCACCGCATCTGGGTCGCGGGTTACGTGGTGCGCGACCCCGCGCGCAGGCCGTCCAACTGGCGGTCGACGCGGTCGCTGGACGACGCGCTGACCGAGCAGGGGGTGGTGGGCATCGCGGAGGTCGACACCCGCAGCCTCACCCGGCACATCCGGGAGCACGGCGCCATGCGCGCGGGGATCTTCTCCGGTGACGCGCTCGCCCCGGACGACGACCTGGTGGCGCAGGTGTTGGCGAGTCCGAGGATGAAGGGCTCCGACCTCGCCCGCGAGGTGACCACCGCGAAGCCGTACGTGGTGCCCGCGGTGGGCGGGACCCGGTTCCGGGTGGCGGCGCTGGACCTCGGCATCAAGGCGAACACGCCGAGGCAGCTGACGCAGCGCGGTATCGAGGTGCACGTGCTGCCCGCGGGCAGCGGCCTCGACGACATCCTCGCCGTCGACCCGCACGGCGTGTTCCTCTCCAACGGCCCCGGTGACCCGGAGACGCAGGGCGACGCGATCGAACTCACGCGCCGCGTGCTGGAGCGCGAACTGCCACTGTTCGGCATCTGCTTCGGTAACCAGATCCTCGGCAGGGCACTGGGCCTTTCGACCTACAAGATGCGCTTCGGCCACCGGGGCGCCAACATCCCCGTTCTCGACGCCGCCACGGGCCGGGTGGCGATCACCTCGCAGAACCACGGCTTCGCCCTGGAGGGCGAGCCGGGACAGCACTTCGACTCGCCGTTCGGTAAGGCGCACGTGAGTCACCACTGCGCCAACGACGGCACCGTGGAGGGCCTGCGCTGCGAGGAGGTGCCCGCGTTCTCGGTGCAGTACCACCCCGAGGCCGCCGCGGGCCCGCACGACGCGGCGCCGCTGTTCGACGACTTCGTGACCCTGATGGAGGCCCGCCATGCCCAAGCGCAGTGA
- the nusB gene encoding transcription antitermination factor NusB produces MNDESRSSRPARRGGISRRASRRRAVELLYEAALRDTDPVTLLSERVGSVDADPVSDYTIALVEGVGENRERIDEVLAEHAQGWSLQRMPPVDLAVLRVGLYELLWAVDVPDPVAIDEAVGIAKQLSTDDSPRFVNGVLGRIGTIADRLRAVL; encoded by the coding sequence GTGAACGACGAGTCCCGTTCCTCCCGCCCCGCGCGCCGCGGGGGCATCAGCCGCCGCGCGTCCCGCCGACGCGCGGTGGAACTGCTGTACGAGGCGGCACTGCGTGACACCGACCCGGTGACTCTCCTGTCGGAGCGCGTCGGGTCGGTCGACGCCGACCCGGTCAGCGACTACACGATCGCCCTGGTGGAAGGCGTCGGTGAGAACCGCGAGCGCATCGACGAGGTGCTCGCTGAGCACGCACAGGGTTGGTCGTTGCAGCGCATGCCGCCGGTCGACCTCGCCGTGCTGAGGGTCGGCCTCTACGAACTGTTGTGGGCCGTGGACGTGCCCGACCCGGTCGCCATCGACGAGGCCGTGGGCATCGCCAAGCAGTTGTCGACCGACGACTCGCCGCGGTTCGTCAACGGCGTCCTGGGCCGGATCGGCACGATCGCCGACCGGCTGCGCGCGGTCCTCTGA
- the bldD gene encoding transcriptional regulator BldD has product MGDYAKALGAKLRGIRQQQGLSLHGVEQKSGGRWKAVVVGSYERGDRAVTVQKLAELADFYGVPVVELLPEGRVPSGAEPATKIVINLERLQQLPAEKVGPLARYAATIQSQRGDYNGKVLSIRTEDLRSLAIIYDMTPGELTEQLIDWGVLPPEARPSTEE; this is encoded by the coding sequence ATGGGCGATTACGCCAAGGCGCTCGGGGCCAAGCTCCGCGGTATCCGCCAGCAACAGGGCCTGTCCTTGCACGGGGTGGAGCAGAAGTCGGGCGGCCGCTGGAAGGCCGTCGTCGTCGGCTCCTACGAGCGGGGCGACCGCGCGGTGACCGTACAGAAGCTGGCCGAACTCGCCGACTTCTACGGTGTCCCGGTGGTCGAGTTGCTGCCTGAGGGCAGGGTGCCGTCCGGTGCCGAACCCGCCACCAAGATCGTGATCAACCTGGAGAGGCTGCAGCAGCTCCCGGCGGAGAAGGTGGGACCGCTGGCCCGCTACGCCGCCACCATCCAGAGCCAGCGAGGTGACTACAACGGCAAGGTGCTGTCGATCCGCACCGAGGACCTGCGGTCGCTGGCCATCATCTACGACATGACTCCGGGTGAGCTGACCGAGCAACTCATCGACTGGGGCGTGCTGCCCCCGGAGGCCCGCCCGTCCACGGAGGAATGA
- a CDS encoding dihydroorotase, whose protein sequence is MLLRRVRPYGEGEPVDVLVSDGVIAEIGSVDPPAGVEVVEGRGQVLLPGFVDLHTHLREPGREDTETIETGSAAAALGGYTAVFAMANTDPVADNAVVTDHVWRRGREVGLVDVYPVGAVTVGLAGERLAEMGTMANSAAGVRMFSDDGHCVADPLVMRRALEYSTALGVVVAQHAEEPRLTVGAQAHEGERAARLGYPGWPASAEESIVARDCVLARHARARLHVCHVSAAGTVDVLRWAKEQGTEVSAEVTPHHLLLTDERLATFDPVNKVNPPLRAEADVRRMRQALADGVIDCVATDHAPHAPQDKDTEWAAARPGMLGLQTALSVVVETMVRPGLLDWRGVARVMSERPAEIVGLPDQGRPLAVGEPANLVLVDADAEWTVRGAELASRAANTPYEGLRLPAVVSATLLRGRVTSREGKIV, encoded by the coding sequence GTGCTGCTGCGGCGGGTTCGGCCGTACGGCGAGGGAGAGCCGGTCGACGTACTCGTCTCCGACGGTGTGATCGCCGAGATCGGCAGCGTCGACCCGCCTGCCGGTGTCGAGGTGGTCGAGGGCCGGGGACAGGTGTTGCTGCCCGGGTTCGTCGACCTGCACACGCACCTGCGGGAGCCCGGCCGGGAGGACACCGAGACGATCGAGACCGGTTCGGCCGCGGCCGCGCTGGGTGGTTACACGGCGGTGTTCGCCATGGCCAACACCGATCCGGTGGCGGACAACGCGGTGGTGACCGATCACGTCTGGCGCCGGGGCCGTGAGGTCGGGCTCGTGGACGTGTACCCGGTCGGCGCCGTCACCGTGGGGCTCGCGGGCGAGCGGCTGGCCGAGATGGGCACGATGGCGAACTCCGCCGCCGGGGTGCGGATGTTCTCCGACGACGGGCACTGCGTCGCCGACCCGCTCGTGATGCGCAGGGCGCTGGAGTACTCGACCGCGCTCGGCGTGGTGGTGGCCCAGCACGCCGAGGAACCGCGCCTCACCGTCGGGGCGCAGGCGCACGAGGGCGAACGGGCCGCACGGCTCGGGTACCCGGGGTGGCCCGCCTCGGCGGAGGAGTCGATCGTCGCCCGCGACTGTGTGCTGGCGCGGCACGCGCGGGCCCGGCTGCACGTGTGCCACGTCTCGGCGGCGGGCACCGTGGACGTGTTGCGCTGGGCCAAGGAGCAGGGCACCGAGGTGTCGGCCGAGGTGACCCCCCATCACCTCCTGCTCACCGACGAGCGGCTGGCCACGTTCGACCCGGTCAACAAGGTCAACCCGCCGTTGCGCGCCGAGGCCGACGTGCGGCGGATGCGGCAGGCGCTGGCCGACGGGGTGATCGACTGCGTGGCCACCGACCACGCCCCCCACGCGCCGCAGGACAAGGACACCGAGTGGGCAGCCGCTCGTCCGGGGATGCTCGGGTTGCAGACCGCGCTGTCGGTGGTCGTGGAGACGATGGTCCGTCCCGGCCTCCTCGACTGGCGCGGGGTGGCGCGGGTCATGAGTGAACGGCCCGCCGAGATCGTCGGGCTGCCGGACCAGGGCAGGCCACTGGCCGTGGGCGAGCCCGCCAACCTCGTACTGGTGGACGCGGACGCGGAGTGGACGGTCCGCGGCGCCGAGTTGGCGAGCCGCGCGGCCAACACGCCGTACGAGGGGCTGCGGCTGCCCGCCGTGGTGAGCGCCACGTTGCTGCGCGGGCGTGTGACGTCGCGCGAAGGGAAGATTGTGTGA
- a CDS encoding M24 family metallopeptidase — protein MPEIHAARRRALRQRFQDAELDALLVTDLRNIRYLTGFTGSNAALLVHTDGDERSVFCTDGRYTTQAEAQVPDLRRLIERPSALALVRDADERLARGATVGFESQHVSVEQHAVFTDAAGSVLLARAPGLVERLREVKDDTEIAALRAACAAADRALAELLEHGGLRPGRTEREVARDLENRMADHGAEAVAFPSIVAAGANSAIPHHRPTDAVLAAGDFVKLDFGAVVDGYHSDMTRTIVLGEPAQWQRDLYTLVATAQAAGTEAVRPGREVSAVDAAARTVVAEAGYGEQFTHGLGHGVGLDVHEAPSLAKTGVGTLSTCMAVTVEPGIYLAGRGGVRIEDTLVVREGTPELLTMSTKELVVA, from the coding sequence GTGCCCGAGATTCACGCCGCGCGACGCCGCGCTCTCCGCCAGCGGTTCCAGGATGCCGAACTCGACGCCCTGCTCGTCACCGATCTGCGCAACATTCGCTATCTGACCGGGTTCACGGGGTCGAACGCCGCCCTGCTGGTGCACACCGACGGCGACGAGCGCAGTGTGTTCTGCACCGACGGCCGGTACACCACCCAGGCCGAGGCACAGGTGCCCGATCTGCGCAGGCTCATCGAGCGGCCGAGTGCACTGGCGCTTGTCCGGGATGCGGACGAACGGCTCGCCCGAGGGGCCACCGTCGGTTTCGAGAGTCAGCACGTCAGCGTGGAGCAGCACGCGGTGTTCACGGACGCGGCCGGGTCGGTGCTGCTGGCACGGGCGCCCGGACTGGTGGAACGGCTGCGGGAGGTGAAGGACGACACGGAGATCGCCGCGTTGCGCGCGGCGTGCGCGGCGGCCGACCGGGCACTGGCGGAGCTGCTGGAGCACGGCGGGCTGCGTCCGGGCCGCACCGAACGCGAGGTGGCACGCGACCTGGAGAACCGCATGGCCGACCATGGTGCGGAGGCCGTCGCCTTCCCCTCGATCGTCGCCGCGGGCGCCAACTCGGCGATACCGCACCACCGGCCCACCGACGCCGTGCTCGCGGCGGGGGACTTCGTGAAGCTCGATTTCGGCGCGGTGGTGGACGGGTACCACTCGGACATGACACGCACGATCGTGCTCGGCGAGCCCGCGCAGTGGCAGCGTGACCTGTACACACTGGTCGCCACGGCCCAGGCCGCGGGTACGGAGGCCGTCCGCCCCGGGCGGGAGGTCTCCGCCGTGGACGCCGCCGCGCGGACCGTGGTAGCCGAAGCCGGATACGGCGAGCAGTTCACCCACGGTCTCGGCCACGGTGTGGGACTGGACGTACACGAGGCGCCGAGCCTCGCGAAGACCGGCGTCGGTACACTGTCGACCTGCATGGCGGTCACCGTGGAGCCGGGGATCTACCTGGCGGGGCGCGGTGGCGTCCGTATCGAGGACACGCTCGTCGTGCGGGAGGGGACTCCCGAGCTCCTCACCATGAGCACCAAGGAACTCGTGGTCGCCTAG
- a CDS encoding aspartate carbamoyltransferase catalytic subunit, translating to MKHLLSTDGLDAASATAVLDTADELKRTLLGREVRKLPTLRGRTVVTLFYENSTRTRVSFEIAGKWMSADVVNVSASSSSVGKGESLRDTALTLAAAGADCVVVRHPASGAAHRLAGWLADVGTSVVNAGDGTHEHPTQALLDAATLRERLGDLDGRRVTIVGDVLHSRVARSNVHLLSTLGADVTLVAPPTLLPVGVESWPVTVSHDLDSVLPASDAVMMLRVQAERMHGGFFPSAREYSVAYGLNETRSRLLPEHAVVLHPGPMLRGMEIASVVADAPNAAITEQVRNGVHVRMAVLYHLLAGDGGDRG from the coding sequence ATGAAGCACCTGCTGTCCACGGACGGCCTCGATGCCGCCTCGGCCACGGCGGTGCTCGACACGGCCGACGAGTTGAAGCGAACCCTGCTGGGCAGGGAGGTCCGCAAGCTGCCGACGCTGCGCGGGCGCACTGTCGTCACGTTGTTCTACGAGAACTCCACCCGCACCCGGGTGTCGTTCGAGATCGCGGGCAAGTGGATGAGTGCGGACGTGGTGAACGTCTCCGCGAGCTCCTCGTCGGTGGGCAAGGGCGAGTCACTGCGCGACACGGCCCTGACGCTGGCGGCGGCGGGTGCCGACTGCGTCGTGGTGAGGCATCCGGCTTCCGGGGCCGCTCACCGGCTCGCGGGCTGGCTGGCCGACGTGGGCACCAGCGTGGTCAACGCCGGTGACGGAACGCACGAGCACCCGACCCAGGCGTTGTTGGACGCGGCCACGCTGCGGGAGCGGCTCGGTGACCTCGACGGTCGCAGGGTGACCATCGTGGGGGACGTGCTGCACAGCCGGGTCGCGCGCTCGAACGTGCACCTGCTGTCGACGCTCGGCGCGGACGTGACGTTGGTCGCGCCTCCGACGTTGTTGCCGGTGGGAGTGGAGTCGTGGCCGGTGACCGTGTCCCATGACCTGGATTCCGTTCTGCCAGCCTCCGACGCTGTGATGATGTTGCGTGTGCAGGCGGAGCGCATGCACGGAGGTTTCTTCCCCTCGGCGCGGGAGTACTCGGTCGCGTACGGGCTGAACGAGACGAGGTCGCGGTTGCTGCCCGAACACGCCGTGGTGCTGCACCCGGGTCCGATGCTGCGGGGCATGGAGATCGCCTCGGTCGTGGCGGACGCGCCGAACGCGGCGATCACGGAACAGGTGCGCAACGGCGTGCACGTGAGGATGGCGGTGCTGTATCACCTGCTGGCGGGAGACGGAGGCGACCGTGGCTGA